Proteins encoded by one window of Primulina huaijiensis isolate GDHJ02 chromosome 1, ASM1229523v2, whole genome shotgun sequence:
- the LOC140989017 gene encoding uncharacterized protein codes for MAADVSSLLRVIKGGDTKESTSTGKSTAPVTRDFLGGCSTPDSKELDLDLQVPCGWEKRLDLKSGKVYLQRCNSTNSSSSTSENKPQSSQTLTKFQDLNFPPTSKQTLNLFDESNLELKLVSTASMSPSSSSYPSICTLDKVKSALERAEKETVIRKRSMSMSKSCSPRSNSSSSIQDRDFDHEEKYSGSFAVGCPSCLLYVLISKSNPKCPRCKSEVPIPVAVKKPRIDLNMCI; via the exons ATGGCCGCTGATGTCAGTTCTCTACTCAGAGTGATCAAAGGCGGCGATACGAAGGAGTCGACCTCCACAGGGAAATCGACGGCCCCCGTCACCCGGGACTTTCTCGGTGGGTGCTCTACACCCGATTCCAAGGAGTTAGACCTGGATTTGCAAGTGCCCTGTGGCTGGGAGAAACGCCTCGATTTAAAG TCGGGCAAAGTGTATCTTCAAAGGTGCAATTCAACAAATTCGTCCTCTTCAACTTCAGAAAACAAGCCTCAAAGTAGCCAAACTCTCACCAAGTTTCAAGACCTCAACTTCCCTCCGACGTCGAAACAAACATTAAACCTCTTCGACGAATCGAACTTAGAGTTGAAGCTTGTTTCGACGGCATCCATGTCTCCTTCATCTTCGAGTTACCCGAGCATATGCACTCTCGACAAAGTGAAGTCGGCACTCGAGAGAGCCGAGAAAGAAACGGTGATCAGGAAGCGTTCGATGTCGATGTCTAAATCTTGTTCTCCGCGTTCGAATTCTTCTTCCTCAATCCAAGACCGAGATTTCGATCACGAGGAGAAATACTCGGGATCGTTCGCTGTGGGGTGCCCGAGTTGTCTTCTTTATGTGTTGATTTCCAAGAGCAATCCCAAGTGCCCTCGATGCAAGAGTGAAGTGCCAATTCCTGTGGCAGTCAAGAAACCTCGTATTGATCTtaatatgtgtatttga
- the LOC140970950 gene encoding uncharacterized protein: MTSKSIIADLNKGDKLNGDNYDTWRHKIGYVLDEQDALEGINQVMQDPGVGNTAQQRRDQEAYQAWKKKDSTARAILVSSVIDDLIHECEQHLTAHDIWVYLREKYGGTTVTRLRQLTIKFDTYKKQADHSIKQHLRTMSNMIRELTSAGHILSDEQQH, from the exons ATGACATCAAAATCTATCATTGCTGATCTCAACAAGGGTGACAAACTAAATGGTGACAACTATGATACTTGGCGCCATAAGATTGGGTATGTGCTTGATGAGCAAGATGCCTTAGAAGGTATCAACCAAGTCATGCAGGATCCCGGTGTGGGTAACACTGCTCAGCAGAGGAGAGATCAGGAAGCTTACCAGGCATGGAAAAAGAAAGATTCCACTGCTCGAGCTATACTGGTTAGTTCTGTGATTGATGATCTCATCCATGAATGTGAACAACATCTCACTGCTCATGACATTTGGGTGTACCTGAGAGAGAAATATGGAGGTACTACTGTCACTCGTCTGAGGCAATTGACTATCAAGTTTGACACTTACAAGAAACAGGCTGATCACAGCATCAAACAACATTTGAGAACTATGTCAAACATGATACGTGAATTGACTTCAGCTGGTCATATCCTCTCTGATGAGCAACAG CATTAA